In a single window of the Equus quagga isolate Etosha38 chromosome 7, UCLA_HA_Equagga_1.0, whole genome shotgun sequence genome:
- the CXXC5 gene encoding CXXC-type zinc finger protein 5, which translates to MSSLGSGPQDTGGSSSSNANGSSGSGPKAGAADKSAAVAATTPASVADDAPPPERRNKSGIISEPLNKSLRRSRPLSHYSSFGGSGGSGGGTMMGGESAEKAAAAAAAASLLANGHDLAAAMAVDKSNPTSKHKSGAVASLLSKAERATELAAEGQLTLQQFAQSTEMLKRVVQEHLPLMSEAAAGLPDMEAVAGAEALNGQSDFPYLGAFPINPGLFIMTPAGVFLAESALHMAGLAEYPMQGELASAISSGKKKRKRCGMCAPCRRRINCEQCSSCRNRKTGHQICKFRKCEELKKKPSAALEKVMLPTGAAFRWFQ; encoded by the coding sequence ATGTCGAGCCTCGGCAGTGGCCCGCAGGACACTGGCGGCAGTAGCAGCAGCAATGCCAAtggcagcagtggcagtggcCCAAAGGCGGGAGCAGCTGACAAGAGTGCAGCGGTGGCCGCAACTACGCCAGCTTCAGTGGCGGATGACGCACCGCCCCCCGAGCGTCGGAACAAGAGCGGCATTATCAGTGAACCCCTCAATAAGAGCCTGCGTCGCTCCCGCCCTCTCTCCCACTACTCTTCCTTTGGGGGCAGTGGGGGCAGTGGCGGTGGCACCATGATGGGCGGGGAGTCTGCTGAAAAGGCTGCTGCGGCCGCAGCTGCTGCCTCCCTGTTGGCCAATGGGCACGACCTGGCGGCAGCCATGGCTGTGGACAAAAGCAACCCTACCTCAAAGCACAAAAGTGGTGCTGTGGCCAGCCTGCTGAGCAAGGCGGAGCGGGCCACGGAGCTGGCAGCCGAGGGACAGCTGACGCTGCAGCAGTTTGCGCAGTCCACGGAGATGCTGAAGCGCGTGGTGCAGGAGCACCTGCCGCTGATGAGTGAGGCGGCCGCTGGCCTGCCCGACATGGAGGCTGTGGCGGGCGCTGAAGCCCTCAATGGCCAGTCCGACTTCCCCTACCTGGGCGCCTTCCCCATCAACCCAGGCCTCTTCATCATGACCCCGGCAGGCGTGTTCCTGGCCGAGAGTGCGCTGCACATGGCCGGCCTGGCCGAGTACCCCATGCAGGGAGAGCTGGCCTCCGCCATCAGCTCGGGCAAGAAGAAGCGGAAACGCTGCGGCATGTGTGCGCCCTGCCGGCGGCGCATCAACTGCGAGCAGTGCAGCAGTTGTAGGAACCGAAAGACTGGCCATCAGATTTGCAAATTCAGAAAATGTGAGGAACTCAAAAAGAAGCCTTCCGCTGCTCTGGAG